From the genome of Ascaphus truei isolate aAscTru1 chromosome 15, aAscTru1.hap1, whole genome shotgun sequence:
aattgaggggcttgggaggatgagttttggggggctgggggttcttctttgggtcagaggggtcacttcggagtattgatcagcaggggagattcatcagtaccccccttgagtttggttatggggttccctgatccctgggcaacgTTTAAAACAGGAAtacataaataatacataaatctggtaggtaggagtggatgacactggggaaagcaaatgggagagggaagggatgtagctaagaggtggatgaatgccccctcaaatggactgcctttgtgcaccagaaaaaaacatattaccagatgccagcaaacaataaaataaacagtgatccaataccagGATAcgcctgcgcgcacgcctgcagcccaagccatttgtgaacttggctgcaggagattgtaggcGCCTGGCgggggcgtcacaaagctggttcgccctcattggctgaaccagctcacgtgcgctgacgtcatgtgattttgattacatcaggcagggggggcccgagaaatttcatggatgaaaaggggggctcggcataaaaagtttgctcacccctgctctagggcCACCTGCAGGTCAGGTATTGCCTCTTCATCCCTTTCCTGCTCTTCGTTTTCCAGAGTTTCTGAGGTTACAACATCTTTGCATTTCAAGGGCAACCCCTGTGGCAAAGTTACAGAACCCCCCAAGCCAAACCCCAGGGCAGGACGTCTGAAACAGCCAGGCAGGGGAGACTGCCGGAGAATGAACGCTATCCCAGGTCACATCTGTTTTCTTGCTCCAATGAGAGGCGGGGGAGAATATTTtacctgctggcctttctttttcTTGGTGGAAAGAAATAGCTGTGTTTGTTATGCCAGGAAATGAGAGTAACACACGATAGATCATCAACTGAGGTTAGACTCGAGTCTCAACCAAGCAGAACAGACTTCAGAAAACCGTCCGGGCAGCGGGTcacaaaatgtgttttttttattttattttaaatcgcTTTACTCGAAAATATCTATCGATCGTCGTGGTAGAGGTAAAAGtaattaactacattctttgtGTACCGAGGAAAAGGCgatttaaatgttctttttgacaggaAAAATTCTGTGCAAGTATTGCAAAGTATTTTGATGACAAGTTCTGAAGATTAGGCATCTTTAATGAGTTTTTCTATAGAAATATCAAGTAGTGCGTTTAGGGCgtttttttgccaaaaatgcaccTAATGAGTTCTATCTCTACAACGACCGTGTTTTGTAATCGGAAAATGTGTTGGGGCATCAGGAAGAGGCTTGCAACTGATGTACCTGCGAGGTCCTTGGGGAGGTCTTCATGCAGTAGGGGGTTTCCGAGGCCTGGAGATGATGGGGGGGCCTTCATGCAGCAGGAGATTACAGAGGCCCGGAGATGATGGGGAGGTCTTCATGCAGCAGTAGGTTACAGAGGCCCGGAGATGATGGGGAGGTCTTCATGCCGCAGGGATTACTGAGACCAGGAGATGGTGGGGAGGTCTTCATGCAGCAGGGATTACCGAGGCCTGGAGATGGTGGGGAGGCCTTCATGCAGCAGGGATTACCGAGGCCTGGAGATGATGGGGAGGCCTTCATGCAGCAGGGATTACAGAGGCCTGGAGATGATGGGGAGGCCTTCATGCAGCAGGGGATTACAGAGGCCCGGAGATGATGGGAGGTCTTCATGCCGCAGGGATTACTGAGACCAGGAGATGATGGGGAGGTCTTCATGCAGCAGGGATTACCGAGGCCTGGAGATGGTGGGGAGGCCTTCATGCAGCAGGGATTACAGAGGCCTGGAGATGATGGGGAGGCCTTCATGCAGCAGGGATTACCGAGGCCTGGAGATGGTGGGGAGGCCTTCATGCAGCAGGGGGTTTCCGAGGCCTGGAGATGATGGGGGGGCCTTCATGCAGCAGGGGATTACAGAGGCCCGGAGATGATGGGGAGGCCTTCATGCAGCAGTAGATTACAGAGGCCCGGAGATGATGGGGAGGTCTTCATGCCGCAGGGATTACTGAGACCAGGAGATGGTGGGGAGGTCTTCATGCAGCAGGGATTACCGAGGCCTGGAGATGGTGGGGAGGCCTTCATGCAGCAGGGATTACAGAGGCCTGGAGATGATGGGGAGGCCTTCATGCAGCAGGGATTACAGAGGTCTGGAGATGATGGGGAGGCCTTCATGCAGCAGGGGATTACAGAGGCCCGGAGATGATGGGGAGGTCTTCATGCCGCAGGGATTACTGAGACCAGGAGATGATGGGGAGGTCTTCATGCAGCAGGGATTACTGAGGCCTGGAGATGGTGGGGAGGCCTTCATGCAGCAGGGATTGCCGAGGCATGGAGATGCTGGGAGGCCTTCATGCAGCAGGGATTACAGAGGcctggagaggatggggaggcCTTCATGCAGCAGGGGATTACAGAGGCCCGGAGATGATGGGGAGGTCTTCATGCCGCAGGGATTACTGAGACCAGGAGATGATGGGGAGGTCTTCATGCAGCAGGGATTACAGAGGCctggagatgatgatggggaggcCTTCATGCAGCAGGGATTACAGAGGCCTGGAGATGATGAGGAGGCCTTCATGCAGCAGGGATTACCGAGGCCTGGAGATGGTGGGGAGGCCTTCATGCAGCAGGGATTACTGAGGCATGGAGATGCTGGGAGGCCTTCATGCAGCAGGGATTACAGAGGCCTGGAGATGATGGGGAGGCCTTCATGCAGCAGGGATTACCGAGGCCTGGAGATGGTGGGGAGGCCTTCATGCAGCAGGGGATTACAGAGGCCCGGAGATGATGGGGAGGTCTTCATGCCGCAGGGATTACTGAGACCAGGAGATGATGGGGAGGTCTTCATGCAGCAGGGATTACAGAGGCctggagatgatgatggggaggcCTTCATGCAGCAGGGATTACAGATGCCTGGAGATGATGAGGAGGCCTTCATGCAGCAGGGATTACCGAGGCCTGGAGATGATGAGGAGGCCTTCATGCAGCAGGCATTACTGAGGCATGGAGATGCTGGGAGGCCTTCATGCAGCAGGGATTACAGAGGCCTGGAGATGATGGGGAGGCCTTCATGCAGCAGGGATTACTGAGGCCTGGAGATGGTGGGGAGGCCTTCATGCAGCAGGGATTACTGAGGCATGGAGATGCTGGGAGGCCTTCATGCAGCAGGGATTACAGAGGCCTGGAGATGATGGGGAGGCCTTCATGCAGCAGGGATTACCGAGGCCTGGAGATGGTGGGGAGGCCTTCATGCAGCAGGGATTACAGAGGCCTGGAGATGATGGGGAGGCCTTCATGCAGCAGGGATTACCGAGGCCTGGAGATGGTGGGGAGGCCTTCATGCAGCAGGGATTACCGAGGCCTGGAGATGATGGGGAGGTCTTCATGCAGCAGGGATTACAGAGGCCTGGAGATGATGGGGAGGTCTTCATGCAGCAGGGAATTACAGAGGCctggagatgatgatggggaggtCTTCATACAGCAGGGATTACAGAGGCCTGGAGATGATGAGGAGGCCTTCATGCAGCAGGGGACTACAGAGGCCTGGAGATGATGGGGAGGTCTTCATGCAGCAGGGGATTATCGAGGCCTGGAGATGATGGGGAGGCCTTCATGCAGCAGGGATTACAGAGGCctggagatgatgatggggaggcCTTCACACAGCAGGGGATTACGGAGgcctgaagatgatgatgatggggaggccTTCATACAGCAGGGATTACAGAGGcctggagatgaggaggaggaggaggccttCATTCAGCAGGGATTACAGAGGCCTGGAGATGATGGGGAGGCCTTCATTCAGCAGGGATTACAGAGGCctggagatgatgatggggaggcCTTCATGCAGCAGGGGACTACAGAGGCCTGGAGATGATGGGGAGGTCTTCATGCAGCAGGGGATTATCGAGGCCTGGAGATGATGGGGAGGCCTTCATGCAGCAGGGATTACAGAGATCAGGAGATGAAGAGGAGGCCTTCATGCAGCAGGGATTACTGAGGAAGTCTGTTCAGACCGCATCGGGAAGAATATTGGTATGTCCATACCAAGTTCCCTGTGTATATGGATGtaacaataaagctgctgttgaatgaataaagttccaGGCGCCCATCATTGCTAGATCATCGCCCACCCGCcggaatccagcaccctgaccacgTAACCACATCTGAGTAAGCCACGATAAGAGACAGGGCTGGGAGGGTTACAGATGCAATAAAGAGGGCCCAAACTTGCTGGTTACTGCCCCCAAACATGGAGTGGTATGTATGTACTGTGCAGTTAGTGCCCTTCGTACTGTGTACTGAGCAAGTGAGTGCCCTTCGTACTGTGTACTGAGCAAGTGAGTGCCCTTCGTACTGTGTACTGAGCAAGTGAGTGCCCTTCGTACTGTGTACTGAGCAAGTGAGTGCCCTTCGTACTGTGTACTGAGCAAGTGAGTGCCCTTCGTACTGTGTACTGAGCAAGTGAGTGCCCTTCGTACTGTGTACTGAGCAAGTGAGTGCCCTTCGTACTGTGTATTGGTAAATTGTAACAGGCCAGTATCTTTAATATTTTTGGGACTATGTCTTCTCATTGTTAATATTTGCTTGCAGTTCCGTGCGTTGGCGCCGATGTACTACAGGGGCTCTACGGCCGCCATCATAGTTTATGACATCACGAAAGAGGTAAGCACTTTCTGACGGCGTTGCTGGTGCTGCCAGAAAGGGGTTCTGCAAACCCATTGGTTTTATTTCCCCCAATGTGACgtacatggggatgggggggattaTTCTGCAGATGCAATTAACCCTTTCTTTCTGGTGTCACAGGACACTTTTTCAACGTTAAAGAACTGGGTGAAAGAGCTACGGCAGCACGGGCCCCCCAACATCGTGGTCGCCATAGCCGGAAACAAGTGTGACCTCAATGATCTCAGGTAGTTTGTCTTTTCTCAAACGCgcagaccaggagtggccaacgccgGTCCCCGAGAGCTACAGACCGGTTCTGCAATGTTAAAGCGCCAATCCTTTTATTATAGgaatgaagcaggggggtctccagggcCGAACCCCCGTTAACTTCAGTTGTAGAGACCCCCGTCTTCCGGAGATGCTTACCATCTGCCGCCCCGtttggctagcagggttcacgtaatggcggagttccaaacctcccgcgccctgcggaccaataggaagccgtgacgtcatcaggctcCGCTTCCCACGGGAGCTTATAACTTTGCTGTGATACCGGCATGCCCTCTTAAAGGTCtgtgtctcgggaagcaaggggtcccaggagctgagaataatggggttcagctcaggagagccccctgcttcaatcctatgttaaaaataaaagcgAATCAAATGCTCCTTTTTAAAGGTATTAGTCTGCTAATTTAATCTATCGCACATATCACAACACcccaatgggggaaaaaatactAAAAGCCCCAATATACATTCCATGGAACGCAGAGCTGATTATTTGTTTTTCGGTTGTTCTAAGTGGGTTtagttcctaaaaaaaaaaacagcattggGGTTTCTATTAAATTTGAGCGGGTTTTTACTTGCCTGTGTTTGTCCGTGCCCTACACCCCCAAATTAAGTGATTATTCCCACGTTTTAGGGAGGTCGTGGAAAAAGACGCGAAAGACTACGCCGACTCCATCAACGCGATTTTTGTGGAGACGAGCGCCAAGATCGCGATAAACATTAACGAGCTGTTCATAGAAATTAGTAAGTACCAGCGCCGAGGTTTTCATATCCCCTGAACCCTCTGTTCGTGGTCTGTAATCCCATTTACTTCGGTTCCATATTTGATATGGAATTTCACTCCGGATCTGGAAGGAATGCCACGGATCTGGAAGGAATGCCAGTGTTCTGTTTACTTTGCACATCCTTTCGTCGTTCGTACCTAGACCAAGGGGGTTgctaactccagtccccaagggctaccaacaggtcgggttttcagaatatccctgcttcagcacaggcgtcttggttgaagactgagccactgattgagccgcctgtgctgaagcggggatatcctgaaaacctgaccaattGCTGGCCCTTAGGCCTGGAGCTGGCTACTCCTGACGTGCAAAGTGTAAATGGCAGAATgggatgctgggagttgtagtgtgtgtgtgtgtgtgtgtgtgtgtgtgtgtgtgtgtgtttaggagaAGGCTGTGCTGGTCTTTGGATTTGTACAATGGAAAAGCCAGGGATTCGCTGCAGAGCATCGCAAATCCATCTACCAATAAAAGGGGGTCGATCAATAATACAGCAAAGCGATTACTTGCGCAGAGCGGCAGCGTTTCTGTGCGCACCTGGGAAAATCCGGAGACTGGGGGAGAGTAGGAAGTGTTATTACTTGTTCATTTTCTATTCCGTAGAAGTGAAGCGAGGAGAGCAGCTCTCCACAATAGTGGTCAAGTGGTCCGTGTGTATCCATCCAACCGCTGGCTCCAACACAGCCGTCTCCGGAACCGCGAGGCCGGCGGTGTGGGACAGAAACGTTGGATGGGTAATACTCGCCACTGTTTTGGCTCGCTGCCGTCTTCGCTTCATTGCTGTGGGGTTTAACCGTCGAGGTTCAGCACTCGCTGGTATCTTTAGTCCGCGACTCccgtaaacctttttttttttaatagagttGTTGATTTTCTACCCGGCGACATAAACTGCATTGACATGTATTGTATGTTCCACGCAGGTCGGCGGATACCTTCGGCCACCGCTACTTCCGGAAAGGGCTTTAAGCTTAGGAGGCCGTCGTCCGTGACCGAACACAAGTGCTGCTGACTGCAGTGTGACTGGTGTTGCTGCGGAATGGTAGGCGGGCCAACTTTGATACTTTGCCATTAATTACCAGCCGCCGCCTGCCTCCTCATTACTATGCACCGGGAGGTCCGGGGCCCCGGAGGGCCACGGGTGCATGCTTCCTGCACTGCTACACGTTCCTGCCAATGGCCAACAATATGCCGTCACTAAAGGGAAAACGACtttattttgtttctgttttgggcGCTGTTCACCGTGTCCACTTTGCCTATTTCTACC
Proteins encoded in this window:
- the RAB22A gene encoding ras-related protein Rab-22A isoform X1; the protein is MAVRELKVCLLGDTGVGKSSIVWRFVEDSFDPNINPTIGASFMTKTVQYQNELHKFLIWDTAGQERFRALAPMYYRGSTAAIIVYDITKEDTFSTLKNWVKELRQHGPPNIVVAIAGNKCDLNDLREVVEKDAKDYADSINAIFVETSAKIAININELFIEIKVKRGEQLSTIVVKWSVCIHPTAGSNTAVSGTARPAVWDRNVGWVGGYLRPPLLPERALSLGGRRP
- the RAB22A gene encoding ras-related protein Rab-22A isoform X2, which produces MAVRELKVCLLGDTGVGKSSIVWSASFMTKTVQYQNELHKFLIWDTAGQERFRALAPMYYRGSTAAIIVYDITKEDTFSTLKNWVKELRQHGPPNIVVAIAGNKCDLNDLREVVEKDAKDYADSINAIFVETSAKIAININELFIEIKVKRGEQLSTIVVKWSVCIHPTAGSNTAVSGTARPAVWDRNVGWVGGYLRPPLLPERALSLGGRRP
- the RAB22A gene encoding ras-related protein Rab-22A isoform X3 — protein: MAVRELKVCLLGDTGVGKSSIVWRFVEDSFDPNINPTIGASFMTKTVQYQNELHKFLIWDTAGQERFRALAPMYYRGSTAAIIVYDITKEDTFSTLKNWVKELRQHGPPNIVVAIAGNKCDLNDLREVVEKDAKDYADSINAIFVETSAKIAININELFIEISRRIPSATATSGKGFKLRRPSSVTEHKCC